In Streptomyces sp. NBC_01717, one DNA window encodes the following:
- a CDS encoding amino acid permease has product MTTDISEDKPPPGVSDEERLAQLGYTQTLARRMSAFSNYAVSFTIISVLSGCLTLYLFGMNTGGPAVITWGWVGVGLMTLFVGLAMAEICSAYPTSAGLYFWAHRLAPPRSAAAWAWFTGWFNVLGQVAVTAGIDFGAASFLGAYLNLQFDFEVTPGRTIVLFAAILLLHGLLNTFGVRIVAILNSVSVWWHVLGVAVIVGALTFVPDSHQSASFVFTEFVNNTGWGSGFYVVMIGLLMAQYTFTGYDASAHMTEETHDAATAGPRGIVQSIWTSWIAGFVLLLGFTFAIQSYDGALNSPTGAPPAQILLDALGATTGKLLLLVVIGAQLFCGMASVTANSRMIYAFSRDGALPFSRVWHTVSPRTRTPVAAVWLAATGALALGLPYLINVTAYAAVTSIAVIGLYIAYVIPTLLRLLRGDDFTPGPWHLGRWSRPIGIVAVVWVVVITVLFMLPQLYPVTWETFNYAPIAVLVVLGFAATWWFASARHWFLEPDHKRTSTDMSAD; this is encoded by the coding sequence ATGACAACAGACATCAGCGAGGACAAGCCGCCACCGGGCGTTTCCGACGAGGAGCGTCTGGCGCAGCTCGGGTACACGCAGACGCTCGCCCGGCGTATGTCCGCCTTCTCCAACTACGCCGTCTCGTTCACGATCATCTCGGTGCTCTCCGGCTGTCTGACGCTGTATCTGTTCGGCATGAACACCGGCGGTCCCGCCGTCATCACCTGGGGCTGGGTCGGTGTCGGCCTGATGACGCTGTTCGTCGGGCTGGCGATGGCGGAGATCTGTTCGGCGTACCCGACCTCCGCGGGCCTCTACTTCTGGGCGCACCGGCTGGCCCCGCCGCGCTCGGCGGCGGCCTGGGCCTGGTTCACGGGCTGGTTCAACGTCCTCGGTCAGGTCGCCGTCACCGCGGGAATCGACTTCGGGGCGGCTTCCTTCCTCGGGGCGTATCTGAATCTCCAGTTCGACTTCGAGGTGACGCCCGGCCGCACGATCGTGCTGTTCGCCGCGATCCTGCTGCTGCACGGACTCCTGAACACGTTCGGCGTCCGCATCGTCGCGATCCTGAACAGTGTGAGTGTGTGGTGGCACGTGCTGGGGGTCGCCGTCATCGTCGGCGCGCTGACCTTCGTACCGGACTCCCATCAGTCGGCGTCGTTCGTCTTCACCGAGTTCGTGAACAACACCGGCTGGGGCAGCGGCTTCTACGTCGTGATGATCGGGCTCCTGATGGCCCAGTACACCTTCACCGGCTACGACGCGTCCGCCCACATGACGGAGGAGACCCACGACGCGGCGACGGCGGGGCCGCGGGGCATCGTCCAGTCGATCTGGACCTCCTGGATCGCCGGCTTCGTCCTCCTCCTCGGCTTCACCTTCGCCATCCAGTCGTACGACGGAGCCCTGAACTCCCCGACCGGCGCCCCGCCGGCCCAGATCCTCCTGGACGCCCTCGGCGCCACCACCGGCAAGCTCCTGCTGCTGGTCGTCATCGGTGCGCAGCTGTTCTGCGGGATGGCGTCCGTGACCGCCAACAGCCGCATGATCTACGCGTTCTCCCGGGACGGCGCACTTCCGTTCTCCCGCGTCTGGCACACGGTCAGCCCCCGCACCCGCACCCCCGTCGCCGCGGTCTGGCTGGCCGCGACCGGCGCCCTGGCCCTCGGCCTCCCGTACCTGATCAACGTCACCGCGTACGCCGCAGTGACCTCGATCGCGGTGATCGGTCTCTACATCGCGTACGTCATCCCCACCCTGCTCCGCCTCCTGCGCGGCGACGACTTCACCCCGGGTCCCTGGCATCTCGGCCGCTGGTCCCGGCCCATCGGGATCGTCGCGGTGGTGTGGGTGGTCGTCATCACCGTCCTCTTCATGCTGCCGCAGCTGTACCCGGTCACCTGGGAGACGTTCAACTACGCCCCGATCGCGGTCCTGGTGGTTCTGGGGTTCGCGGCGACGTGGTGGTTCGCGTCGGCGCGGCACTGGTTCCTCGAACCGGATCACAAACGCACGAGCACGGACATGTCGGCGGACTGA
- a CDS encoding metallopeptidase family protein, with protein sequence MLEMTREEFEELVAEALDRIPPELTRLMDNVAVFVEDEPDAGDPELLGLYEGTPLTDRGEWYAGVLPDRITIYRGPTLRMCESREDVVAETEITVVHEIAHHFGIDDERLHALGYG encoded by the coding sequence GTGCTGGAGATGACGCGCGAAGAGTTCGAGGAACTGGTCGCCGAGGCCCTGGACCGCATTCCGCCGGAGCTGACGCGGCTGATGGACAACGTCGCGGTGTTCGTCGAGGACGAACCGGACGCCGGCGATCCGGAGCTGCTCGGGCTGTACGAGGGCACGCCGCTGACCGATCGCGGTGAGTGGTACGCCGGGGTGCTGCCGGACCGGATCACGATCTACCGGGGGCCGACGCTGCGGATGTGCGAGTCGCGCGAGGATGTGGTCGCCGAGACGGAAATCACGGTCGTCCACGAGATCGCCCACCATTTCGGCATCGACGACGAGCGGCTGCACGCGCTGGGATACGGCTGA
- a CDS encoding adenosine deaminase family protein yields the protein MTSVNRRSVRRARGPLAPIGLGALAVLSLLPGTLSVAAQPVAAAQPRAAAPLPPPTRGEYLASARLAAVRNDPAALSAFFTALPKGGDLHNHLSGAVSTEYLISLAADDGLCIDEQTLTAVPPPCGAGRRPASDALTDTAFRRAVLRAWSMQDFPPGRSGHDHFFDTFGKFDEVTWRHRGKLLADVADTVARQNQFYLESMVTPASDGARILADEVGWDDDLAKLHGKLLAGGKLDELVAEASRETDESDAEFRTAARCGTPRAEAGCRVPVRWISQVSRGSSPERVFTQMALGMRLAERDKRFVAVNPVQPEDWDSSLRNYSLQMRMLDYLHRVYPKTHITLHAGELWPGLVKPEDLAFHIGEAVNVGHAERIGHGVDLVHEDNWQRLARAMADREIAVEVPFTSNAQILGVRGADHPFTTYRSYGVPVVLATDDPGVSRIDISHEYRYAARTYDLGYRELKDLARASLEYAFLPGAGLWRGNPTRDGYRLTGPCRHTGPGADNPRQQCRRLLNTSTKAQVQWRQEAAFVAFERRFATTRAD from the coding sequence GTGACCTCCGTGAACCGCCGCTCCGTGCGCCGCGCGCGTGGCCCCCTGGCCCCGATCGGTCTCGGCGCGCTCGCCGTCCTGTCCCTGCTGCCGGGCACGCTGTCCGTCGCCGCTCAGCCGGTGGCCGCCGCTCAGCCCCGTGCCGCCGCGCCCCTGCCGCCGCCCACCCGCGGGGAGTACCTGGCCTCCGCGCGGCTCGCCGCGGTCCGGAACGATCCGGCCGCGCTGAGTGCCTTCTTCACGGCACTGCCGAAGGGAGGGGACCTGCACAACCACCTGTCGGGCGCCGTCTCGACCGAGTACCTGATCTCGCTCGCCGCGGACGACGGTCTGTGCATCGACGAGCAGACGCTGACCGCGGTGCCGCCGCCGTGCGGTGCGGGCCGACGGCCGGCGTCCGACGCCCTGACCGACACCGCTTTCCGCCGCGCGGTGCTGCGGGCCTGGTCCATGCAGGACTTCCCGCCGGGCCGGTCGGGGCACGACCACTTCTTCGACACGTTCGGGAAGTTCGACGAGGTCACCTGGCGCCACCGGGGCAAGCTGCTCGCCGACGTGGCCGACACCGTCGCGAGGCAGAACCAGTTCTATCTGGAGTCGATGGTGACCCCGGCGTCCGACGGCGCACGGATCCTGGCCGACGAGGTCGGCTGGGACGACGACCTGGCGAAGCTGCACGGCAAACTGCTGGCCGGCGGCAAGCTGGACGAACTGGTCGCCGAGGCGAGCCGGGAGACGGACGAGTCCGACGCGGAGTTCCGCACGGCGGCACGGTGCGGCACGCCCCGCGCGGAGGCCGGCTGCCGGGTGCCGGTGCGATGGATCTCCCAGGTGTCGCGCGGCAGTTCACCCGAGCGGGTCTTCACCCAGATGGCCCTGGGCATGCGCCTCGCCGAACGGGACAAGCGGTTCGTCGCCGTGAATCCGGTGCAGCCGGAGGACTGGGACAGCTCCCTGCGGAACTACAGCCTCCAGATGCGGATGCTCGACTATCTGCACCGTGTGTATCCCAAGACGCACATCACCCTGCACGCGGGCGAGTTGTGGCCCGGCCTGGTCAAGCCCGAGGACCTGGCCTTCCATATCGGTGAGGCCGTGAACGTCGGCCACGCCGAACGCATCGGCCACGGTGTCGACCTGGTCCACGAGGACAACTGGCAGCGGCTCGCCCGCGCCATGGCCGACCGGGAGATCGCGGTCGAGGTGCCGTTCACCAGCAACGCGCAGATCCTCGGGGTCAGGGGCGCCGACCACCCCTTCACCACCTACCGCTCCTACGGCGTGCCCGTCGTGCTGGCCACCGATGACCCCGGTGTCTCCCGGATCGACATCAGCCATGAGTACCGGTACGCCGCCAGGACGTACGACCTCGGCTACCGCGAGCTGAAGGACCTCGCGCGAGCCTCCCTGGAGTACGCCTTCCTGCCGGGTGCCGGCCTCTGGCGGGGCAACCCGACCCGCGACGGCTACCGTCTCACCGGCCCCTGCCGCCACACCGGCCCCGGCGCGGACAACCCCCGGCAGCAGTGCCGGCGACTCCTGAACACCAGCACCAAGGCTCAGGTCCAGTGGCGTCAGGAGGCCGCGTTCGTGGCCTTCGAGCGGCGTTTCGCCACCACCAGGGCAGACTGA
- a CDS encoding FG-GAP-like repeat-containing protein yields the protein MPFQVFRGGTLLARLAFVRGRSVVRGRAALAALIVIAAGLGTMSSASALDTPTPVQTGGVWGIDFAGGTLNTVEVAPSGEQFVFARQVGQGGSTVGDRTSMGYAGTYANGAHIKRVPCDAGSCVSLRATGNGHVGRFFVNNGVERAQIWLTANGYHSADEPAVTGGQFVDVTGRYFVYNAASTGKQYIDDVSEYRSTNVRMTRPIGAASVWGALLWTSGSTAGAVTAIDLEKKKTVETLATGAPCAVKELQTVGRWIYWNCGTSGPAGVYDRTAKKSFTVPSGAALVGDGYLVQHDRSAGKLMLTDFHTGKAVAPREIADLPAGSTGDQRRLTWAVDKFGGDIAYVGPDHAIRFVQSGVPAQPLAKIESDLGDGYLDYKNTYGSQYWDSTWQLNKPARWTFTVKDALGRTVRTLSGDSGAEVKVEWDGRTDAGGYSFNGPHTWTLSAKASDGDGTYTTSGKIAVSGGRQGHHDQGGYALGELVTLNSSGGLTLHYTEGKGTFDWKRSASGWPAGTVAVPFGDMGSDRCSEMLVRMPNGELRRYAGRCGDSYKPTSSHTSLGTGWNAYNVLTAPGDLTGDGRTDLLARKTSTGDIYLFANDGHSKLKAGVKIRSAWGGYTKIVGAGDLNGDGYGDVLARHKDGTLYRYNGTATGVLKDRVKVFSAWGASYNVVVGVGDISGDGKADLVERDGSGNLYRNNGDGKGSFGARTKIATGWQGYKGIF from the coding sequence ATGCCTTTTCAGGTATTTCGGGGAGGGACCCTCTTGGCACGCCTTGCTTTCGTACGCGGCCGTTCCGTCGTACGCGGTCGCGCGGCACTGGCCGCTCTCATCGTGATCGCGGCCGGACTCGGCACGATGTCGAGCGCCAGTGCCCTGGACACGCCGACTCCCGTACAGACGGGCGGGGTGTGGGGCATCGACTTCGCCGGCGGAACGCTGAACACGGTGGAAGTCGCGCCGAGCGGTGAGCAGTTCGTCTTCGCACGCCAGGTCGGCCAGGGCGGATCGACGGTGGGCGACCGCACTTCCATGGGATACGCCGGCACATACGCAAACGGTGCCCACATCAAGCGCGTGCCGTGCGACGCCGGTTCCTGCGTATCGCTGCGTGCCACCGGAAACGGTCATGTGGGCCGTTTCTTCGTCAACAACGGCGTGGAGCGCGCCCAGATCTGGCTGACGGCGAACGGTTACCACTCGGCCGATGAACCCGCGGTCACGGGTGGTCAGTTCGTGGACGTCACCGGACGCTATTTCGTCTACAACGCCGCGTCGACCGGAAAGCAGTACATCGACGACGTTTCCGAATACCGCTCGACGAATGTCCGAATGACCCGGCCCATCGGCGCTGCCTCGGTATGGGGCGCCCTGCTGTGGACGTCCGGTTCCACCGCCGGAGCCGTCACCGCGATCGATCTCGAAAAGAAGAAGACCGTCGAGACGCTCGCCACCGGCGCGCCCTGTGCGGTCAAGGAATTGCAGACCGTGGGCCGCTGGATCTACTGGAACTGCGGTACGAGCGGCCCCGCCGGTGTGTACGACCGTACGGCGAAGAAGAGCTTCACCGTGCCGTCCGGTGCCGCACTCGTCGGCGACGGCTATCTCGTACAGCACGACCGGTCCGCCGGGAAGTTGATGCTCACCGACTTCCACACCGGGAAAGCCGTGGCGCCCCGGGAGATCGCGGATCTGCCTGCGGGCAGCACCGGCGACCAGCGACGGCTGACCTGGGCCGTGGACAAGTTCGGAGGCGACATCGCGTACGTCGGCCCGGACCACGCAATCCGGTTCGTGCAGAGCGGTGTGCCCGCACAACCGCTGGCGAAGATCGAGTCCGATCTCGGCGACGGTTATCTCGACTACAAGAACACCTACGGCAGCCAGTACTGGGACAGCACCTGGCAGCTCAACAAGCCGGCGAGGTGGACCTTCACGGTCAAGGACGCGCTCGGTCGCACGGTCCGCACGCTTTCCGGGGATTCCGGCGCCGAGGTCAAGGTCGAGTGGGACGGCAGGACGGACGCGGGCGGCTACTCCTTCAACGGCCCCCACACCTGGACGCTGAGCGCGAAGGCCTCCGACGGCGACGGCACCTACACCACCAGTGGGAAGATCGCGGTCAGCGGCGGCCGGCAGGGCCACCACGACCAGGGCGGCTACGCCCTCGGTGAGCTGGTCACGCTCAACTCCTCCGGCGGTCTGACCCTTCATTACACCGAGGGCAAGGGCACCTTCGACTGGAAGCGGTCCGCCTCCGGCTGGCCCGCGGGCACGGTCGCCGTCCCGTTCGGGGACATGGGCAGCGACCGGTGTTCCGAAATGCTCGTACGGATGCCGAACGGGGAGCTTCGTCGGTACGCCGGCAGGTGCGGGGACTCGTACAAGCCGACCAGCAGCCACACGTCTCTGGGCACCGGCTGGAACGCGTACAACGTACTGACGGCGCCCGGGGATCTTACCGGGGACGGCCGGACCGACCTGCTTGCACGCAAGACGTCCACCGGTGACATCTACCTCTTCGCCAACGACGGACACAGCAAGCTGAAGGCCGGCGTGAAGATCCGTTCGGCGTGGGGCGGCTACACGAAGATCGTGGGTGCGGGAGACCTCAACGGTGACGGGTACGGCGATGTGCTGGCCCGCCACAAGGACGGGACGCTCTACCGCTACAACGGCACCGCCACCGGCGTGCTGAAGGACCGGGTGAAGGTCTTCTCCGCGTGGGGAGCCTCGTACAACGTCGTCGTCGGGGTGGGAGACATCTCCGGTGACGGCAAGGCCGACCTCGTCGAGCGGGACGGCTCCGGCAATCTCTACCGCAACAACGGCGACGGCAAGGGATCGTTCGGCGCGCGTACGAAGATCGCCACCGGGTGGCAGGGCTACAAGGGAATCTTCTGA
- a CDS encoding DEAD/DEAH box helicase, translated as MPENDEIVTAAEAVVAEAAEVSESTETVDSTEATTDNDTTSADASADSEDAEPTVTFGDLGLPEGIVRKLAQNGVTAPFPIQAATIPDALAGKDILGRGRTGSGKTLSFGLPTLATLAGGHTEKKKPRAVILTPTRELAMQVADALQPYGDVLGLKMKVVCGGTSMGNQIYALERGVDVLVATPGRLRDIINRGACSLENVQVAVLDEADQMSDLGFLPEVTELLDQVPVGGQRMLFSATMENEIGTLVKRYLNNPVSHEVDSAQGNVTTMSHHVLVVKPKDKAPVTSAIAARKGRTIIFVRTQLGADRIAEQLIESGVKADALHGGMTQGARTRVLEDFKKGYVNALVATDVAARGIHVDGIDLVLNVDPAGDHKDYLHRSGRTARAGKSGVVVSLALPHQRRQIFRLMEDAGVDASRHIVQGAGVFEPEVAEITGARSLTEVQADSANNAAKQAEREVADLTKQLERVQRRAGELREEADRLVARAARERGDDPEAAVAEAAAEAEAAIEAAVSVPEQPAARDDRRDDRGNFDRRDNRGGDRRDDRGGDRGGYRGGDRRDDRGGDRGGFQRRDDRSSGGFRRDNDRPSFNRDRRDDRGGDRGGFQRRDDRPSGGFRRDNDRPSFNRDNDRPSFNRDRRDDRGGDRGGFQRRDDRPSGGFRRDNDRPSFNRDNDRPSFNRDRRDDRPSGGFRSGGSDRPFNRDRRDDRPAGGFRSGGSDRPTGRRDDHRGGTGTGTNTGSFGRRDDKPRWKRNG; from the coding sequence ATGCCCGAGAACGACGAGATTGTCACCGCAGCCGAGGCCGTAGTGGCCGAGGCCGCCGAGGTGTCCGAGTCGACCGAGACCGTCGACTCCACCGAGGCCACCACCGACAACGACACCACTTCCGCGGACGCCTCCGCCGATTCCGAGGACGCCGAGCCGACCGTCACCTTCGGGGACCTGGGCCTGCCCGAGGGCATCGTCCGCAAGCTCGCGCAGAACGGTGTGACCGCGCCCTTCCCGATCCAGGCCGCGACCATTCCGGACGCCCTGGCCGGCAAGGACATCCTGGGCCGTGGCCGTACCGGCTCCGGCAAGACGCTCTCCTTCGGTCTGCCGACCCTGGCCACGCTGGCCGGCGGCCACACCGAGAAGAAGAAGCCCCGCGCGGTCATCCTCACCCCGACCCGTGAGCTCGCGATGCAGGTCGCGGACGCGCTGCAGCCTTACGGCGACGTGCTCGGCCTGAAGATGAAGGTCGTCTGCGGTGGTACGTCGATGGGCAACCAGATCTACGCGCTGGAGCGTGGTGTCGACGTCCTCGTCGCCACCCCGGGCCGGCTGCGCGACATCATCAACCGGGGCGCCTGCTCCCTGGAGAACGTCCAGGTCGCCGTCCTCGACGAGGCCGACCAGATGTCCGACCTGGGCTTCCTGCCCGAGGTCACCGAGCTGCTCGACCAGGTTCCGGTCGGCGGGCAGCGCATGCTCTTCTCCGCCACGATGGAGAACGAGATCGGCACGCTGGTCAAGCGTTACCTGAACAACCCGGTGAGCCACGAGGTCGACAGCGCCCAGGGCAACGTCACGACCATGTCGCACCACGTCCTCGTCGTGAAGCCGAAGGACAAGGCGCCGGTCACCTCCGCCATCGCCGCGCGCAAGGGCCGCACCATCATCTTCGTCCGTACCCAGCTGGGAGCGGACCGCATCGCCGAGCAGCTCATCGAGTCGGGCGTGAAGGCGGACGCGCTGCACGGCGGCATGACGCAGGGTGCCCGTACCCGCGTTCTTGAGGACTTCAAGAAGGGCTACGTCAACGCGCTCGTCGCGACCGACGTCGCCGCCCGCGGTATCCACGTCGACGGCATCGACCTGGTCCTGAACGTGGACCCGGCCGGTGACCACAAGGACTACCTGCACCGCTCGGGCCGTACCGCCCGGGCCGGCAAGTCCGGTGTCGTCGTCTCGCTGGCGCTGCCGCACCAGCGCCGCCAGATCTTCCGCCTGATGGAGGACGCGGGCGTCGACGCCTCCCGCCACATCGTGCAGGGCGCGGGCGTCTTCGAGCCGGAGGTCGCCGAGATCACCGGTGCCCGTTCGCTGACCGAGGTCCAGGCCGACTCCGCGAACAACGCCGCCAAGCAGGCGGAGCGCGAGGTCGCCGACCTGACCAAGCAGCTGGAGCGCGTCCAGCGCCGCGCCGGTGAGCTCCGCGAGGAGGCCGACCGTCTGGTCGCCCGTGCTGCGCGCGAGCGGGGCGACGACCCCGAGGCAGCGGTGGCCGAGGCGGCCGCCGAGGCGGAGGCCGCGATCGAGGCCGCCGTCTCCGTACCGGAGCAGCCCGCAGCGCGCGACGACCGTCGCGACGACCGCGGCAACTTCGACCGCCGCGACAACCGCGGTGGCGACCGTCGTGACGACCGGGGCGGCGACCGCGGTGGTTACCGCGGCGGCGACCGTCGTGACGACCGCGGTGGTGACCGTGGTGGGTTCCAGCGTCGTGACGACCGCTCGTCCGGTGGCTTCCGCCGGGACAACGACCGTCCGTCGTTCAACCGCGACCGTCGTGACGACCGCGGTGGTGACCGTGGTGGGTTCCAGCGTCGTGACGACCGTCCGTCGGGCGGCTTCCGCCGTGACAACGACCGTCCGTCGTTCAACCGTGACAACGACCGTCCGTCGTTCAACCGCGACCGTCGTGACGACCGCGGTGGTGACCGTGGTGGGTTCCAGCGTCGTGACGACCGTCCGTCGGGCGGCTTCCGCCGGGACAACGACCGTCCGTCGTTCAACCGTGACAACGACCGTCCGTCGTTCAACCGCGACCGTCGTGACGACCGCCCGTCCGGTGGCTTCCGCTCCGGTGGCAGCGACCGTCCGTTCAACCGCGACCGTCGTGACGACCGTCCGGCCGGTGGCTTCCGCTCCGGTGGCAGCGACCGTCCGACCGGCCGCCGCGACGACCACCGTGGTGGCACGGGCACCGGCACCAACACCGGGTCCTTCGGCCGTCGCGACGACAAGCCGCGTTGGAAGCGCAACGGCTGA
- a CDS encoding metallophosphoesterase family protein, translating to MPRHPFRAATAVPAGVTAAADAVARALRHHRSRPAVPGDTPALAPSLGATPHPYARALGLLAVVVFGAWLGLLIVGSVRTPVGPMDTTMTLRPSLTGGTKINVAPLGALELDSHIAPVRLDVDVDRLDPVRSEALVQHPERLSGLQQEVTEDVSTGARDLALRSCTAVVSGATALGLAVYRRPRRALAAGGLALALLAASGVSAYATWNPRSVLEPKFSGLLSSAPSVVGDARSIVTDFDVYQRELARLVTNVTKLYDATSTLPVYRPDPATLRVLHVSDVHLNPASWQIIGSLVRQYDIDVIIDSGDTMDHGSAVENGFLDPIRDLGAPYVWVRGNHDSRITQMYLERFKNVHVLDDGRAVDVGGLRVAGMGDPQFTPDRSQPAQGAAAERLAGMRLASALRDQEQAGTPVDIAVTHEPDAARETDGTVPLVLAGHVHHRQNELMRFGTRLKVEGSTGGGGLRALQNKKPEKVRASVLYLDRTTRRLQAWDEITLGGLGLTTAEVSRHLPEGNQPGATPSPIRFG from the coding sequence ATGCCCCGCCACCCGTTCCGCGCAGCAACAGCCGTCCCGGCCGGAGTGACCGCAGCAGCCGACGCGGTGGCCCGCGCCCTGCGCCACCACCGTTCCCGTCCCGCCGTCCCCGGCGACACCCCCGCCCTCGCGCCCTCCCTCGGCGCCACCCCGCACCCCTACGCCCGCGCACTGGGCCTGCTCGCCGTCGTCGTGTTCGGTGCCTGGCTGGGGCTGCTGATCGTCGGCAGTGTCCGTACGCCCGTCGGGCCCATGGACACCACCATGACCCTGCGCCCCTCCCTCACCGGCGGCACGAAGATCAACGTGGCCCCGCTCGGCGCCCTGGAGCTGGACTCCCACATAGCCCCGGTCCGTCTCGACGTCGATGTCGACCGCCTCGACCCGGTGCGCTCCGAGGCTCTGGTCCAGCACCCCGAACGGCTCTCCGGTCTCCAGCAGGAGGTCACCGAGGACGTCTCCACCGGCGCCCGCGACCTCGCTCTGCGCTCCTGCACAGCCGTCGTCTCCGGCGCCACCGCGCTCGGCCTCGCCGTCTACCGCCGCCCGCGCCGCGCCCTGGCCGCCGGCGGGCTCGCACTGGCGCTCCTGGCCGCGTCGGGCGTCAGCGCGTACGCAACCTGGAACCCGAGGTCCGTGCTGGAGCCCAAGTTCTCCGGCCTGCTCTCCAGCGCTCCGTCGGTGGTCGGTGACGCCCGCTCGATCGTCACCGACTTCGACGTCTACCAGCGCGAACTGGCCCGGCTCGTCACCAATGTGACCAAGTTGTACGACGCCACGTCGACGCTCCCCGTCTACCGTCCGGACCCCGCCACCCTCCGCGTCCTGCATGTCTCCGACGTCCACCTCAACCCCGCGTCCTGGCAGATCATCGGCTCGCTGGTCCGGCAGTACGACATCGACGTGATCATCGACTCGGGCGACACGATGGACCACGGCTCCGCGGTCGAGAACGGCTTCCTCGACCCGATCCGCGATCTCGGCGCGCCCTACGTCTGGGTCCGCGGGAATCACGACTCGCGCATCACCCAGATGTATCTGGAGCGGTTCAAGAACGTGCACGTGCTGGACGACGGCCGGGCGGTGGATGTCGGCGGGCTGCGGGTGGCCGGCATGGGGGACCCCCAGTTCACCCCGGACCGCTCGCAGCCTGCCCAGGGCGCGGCCGCCGAGCGGCTGGCGGGCATGCGGCTCGCCTCCGCGCTGCGCGACCAGGAGCAGGCCGGCACGCCGGTCGACATCGCCGTCACCCACGAGCCGGACGCGGCCCGCGAGACGGACGGCACGGTTCCGCTGGTCCTCGCCGGCCATGTGCACCACCGGCAGAACGAGCTGATGAGATTCGGCACCCGACTCAAGGTCGAAGGCTCCACGGGCGGCGGCGGCCTGCGCGCCCTGCAGAACAAGAAGCCGGAAAAGGTGCGCGCCTCGGTGCTCTATCTGGACCGCACGACCCGCCGTCTGCAGGCCTGGGACGAGATCACACTCGGCGGGCTCGGCCTGACAACGGCCGAGGTCAGCCGCCATCTGCCGGAGGGGAACCAACCCGGAGCGACCCCTTCGCCTATTCGGTTTGGCTGA